ATCCTTAACGCGGAGAAACCCCGTAATGTGCAATGCAGCGCCAGCCACCATCCTGCTGGCAATAAACTGATTCCGTATGACCGGGGATTACCCATTGTGTTTCTTCGCCAGGAAGACAGGTCAGCCAGATGCATAACCCACAGCCGCCGCGTAACTCTCGGGGAATATCGGCGACGCGAAAAGTCATCCCTGCTGCCTGTAACGCCTTACGAGTTTGTACAACGCCGACGGTTGAGTGAAATAAAAACAGATACTCTTTCATGTGCGTTTTCTCTGCCGCTGACCAATCACCGCCGCGCCAATTGCGCCAGCGAATTGCGCATCAGGGTGAGTTTGTACCGGCATTCCCAGATGGTTTTCCAGCATGTGGGTAAACCTCTGACAGTGACTCACGCCGCCAGTGAACAAAATCGGCGCTTCACAAGAGAGGCGGCCAATGAAATTGGCGCTGCGCCGCGCCATAGCGTTAATCACTCCGGCGAGAATCGATTCCGCTGGTACGCCCGCAGAACGCAGACTGATCACTTCCGATTCGGCAAACACAGTACACATACTGCTGATGGCGTGCGGTGGTACATTTTCTGTGATGCTGTCGAGTTCCTCGACGCTGGCGCCCAATGTGCGGGAAATGACCTCCAGAAAACGCCCGGTGCCTGCCGCGCATTTGTCATTCATCAGGAAGTCGCACAGGTTACCGTCGGCATCAAGCTGAATGACTTTGCTGTCCTGACCGCCGATGTCGATCACCGCGCGCGTTGCTGGCGCAAGAAAGCGTGCGCCCAGCCCGTGGCAGGAGATTTCCGTCACCTGTTTATCGGCAAAATCCACCAGTTGCCGCCCGTAACCGGTGAGCGTCAGAAACGGCACTGTCTCTAACCCTTCACGCAGAGTTTCCCAGGCTTCAGTAATTGCCGTTGCCGGACGAAATGGCGTAGGAACAAGGAAACGGCGCGTAATCATACCGTCTGCCAGTAAGATCCCTTTGGTGGCGGTAGAACCAGAATCAATGCCAATCGAATATGTCACCACCGCTCCTTACAACATCTCAATAAAGGCTGCGACGCGGGTACTGAGTTGCCCGATATCCGATGTGGAGTAGTCTGTTTCTATGGCGATGTAAGGAACGTTATGCTGCTGACGAACGTGGCGTTTAATCGCCAGCGATTCCACCGCGTAGGTATGGCATGCCTGTAAAATGACATCGACCACGCCATCGACCTGATACTCCTTCACCATCTGACTGAGCATTTTCAGGCGTTGATCGTTTGGCGAAACACAGGAACAGCCAATTGCCAGATATTTATCCGCCAGCGCGTCATACACATCGCCCGTTTCCGCCACGCATTGCTCGGTCGCTTTCGCGCCGGTGCAGTTTTCATAACCAACCACCCAGCCACCATTTTCTTCAATCGCGCGCACGACTTTCTCTGCCGCACCACCAATCGGGCAACCGGTAATTAAAATTCGTGGCCGCGGGTCCAGTCTCTGGCCCTCTTCCCATTGCTGATGAACGCGGGCAGTCATCGCATCCAGTTCATTGATCAACGCCTCTTTATCGAACCGGAAAGTTGCGCCATAAACCACTTTCAGAATGTCGCCGCCACTGAGTGCCGGAGGATTTAACTGCCCCAGATGATAAAAATTGGCCAGTGCGCGGCGTTCACGGTTTTTCAGTGCAATGGCATCGCGCAACGCGTCTTCGGTGATCTCGTGCCCAAAACGTTCTTCCACCGCTTTTTGTAAGCGCAGCATCTCGGCTTTCCATAACGCACGCGAGGCATCGTCTTGCACGCTGTTTGGTAATTGCATGACATGAACGGGCTTAAACTCCGCCATGTATTCGTACATTTTCTTTTTGCCGTCGCAGGTGGTTTCTCCGACCACCAAATCAGAAAAGTAGAAGTAGGGGCATTTGTCGGTTTTACCGAAGCCGTAGCTGCTTTTGATCAGCGGGCAAAGATTGCGTGGCAGATCTTTCTCCGCTTCTTCAATGGTTTCATCGGAAGTGGAACAGAGCGAGACAACAACTGCACCGGCAGCCATCGGGATCTCTTGCGGCATAAACGTACAATAGGTGCCAACCAGCGGAATGCCGCGCTCTTTGAGATCCATAACGGTGAGAAAGCCTTTCTGGCGAGCTTCGGAGAACTGATCGAAAATGGCGGGTAGATCGGTGACAAGTGACATGATTTTCCTTCCCCGTAACACGGGAGATAATGAAAAGAGGCCACATTATTACCATGTTTTAAGTGTGGTTTATTTGATCTCTCTCGCGGTTAGCCATTTAGCTTTTATCATCGATTTCTAAAAGTTGCCGAGGGGTAACAAGGTCGGAATTTGCGATAAAAGATACAATATCAGCCCAATACAACCGCCGACCAGCGTGCCGTTAACGCGGATAAACTGGAGATCTTTGCCGATATTTAACTCGATTTGCCGGGACATATCCCGCGCATCCCAACTTTTTACCGTATCGCTAATGTGGCGAGTCAGGAATGCCGAAAACTCTGGCGCGACGCGGTGCGCGGCCTGTTCCAGATGACCATTTAACGAGGCGCGCAGGGCATCATCGGCAATTAACGTCTCGCCAAACCACTGTCCCGCTCGCGCGATGCGTTCCTTCACGTGAGAATCTTCGCTGTTGATATCCGCTTTCAACCACTCCCGCAAATCTCCCCACAATTCACCAAGATAGCGGTTAAACGCTTCATCTTCTTTCAGATAACTTTTCACGGCATCGGCCCGCGCCGCCATTTCCGGATCGTTTTTCAGTTTCTCGATCAGCGCGAAGGTAGCGCGATCAAACGCATGGCGGATCTGATGCGCGCGATCGCGGCTGATGTCATCAAGCAAAGAATTAACGGCGTCAGAAACCAGCTCCGCACTATGTTCACCCAGCCATTCAGTCGGCAAAATTTTCGCTTTCAGCGGATGTTCGCTCTCCAGCCAGCGAACAATTTGCTGGGCAATAAACTTGCGCGATTTGTCGCGCTGAAGCAGGGCGATCAGTTGTGCGATCAACGTATCCAGCAGTACCTGATGACGATCGTTTTTGGTCATGCTCTCCAGCATCAGTGCACTGGTGCCGGAAAGATCCACTTTGTCGATCGCCTTATGCACCGCGCGCTTAAGTAGGCGCTGAATACGCGCATCATCGGTCAGTTCGAGAAAACCACTCATGATCTGCAACAGATGCTGCCCAACGCGACGGGCGTTTTCCGGCTGACTAAACCAGTTGCCAATTAACAACGCCGGTTCATGACGTCGGATTAGCGCTACCAGCGACTGAGTATCGAGAAATTTTTCCTGCACGAACTGGCCGAGATTTTCGCCAATCCGGTCTTTATTACGCGGAATAATCGCCGTATGACGAGAAATAATCGGTATCGGCACGCGGCGAAACAGTGCCACCACCGCAAACCAGTCCGCCAGTGCGCCGACCATCGCCGCTTCGGCAATCGCCTTCACGCCGCTCACCCAAAAATTGGGCGGCAAAAAAAGCGTAACGATAAAAGTCGCGGCAGCAACGAGCAGTAAAGAGAGCGCCAGCATTTTGGCGCGTCGGAGTTCAATGATTTTATTCATATCGTAAGAATAGAGCCTGACGGCAGGTTCACGCAAAAATCGAGATACCTTCCAGAAAAATGTATCGCTTGCAGGAGAACAAAAATAGCCTGGAAAGCGCCTCGGGGAATGGGAAATTGCCGGGTGAGAATGGTTTTGTTAGTCGCTAAAGTCGGGGCATCTTATCAACAGGTGACGGATCGCCATGACAAACTTCACGACCAGCACGCCGCATGACGCATTATTTAAATCCTTTCTCACGCACCCTGACACCGCGCGGGATTTTATGGAGATCCACTTACCTAAAGATTTACGTGAACTGTGCGATCTCGACACCTTAAAACTGGAATCAGCCAGCTTTGTCGATGAAAAACTGCGGGCGCTGCACTCCGATATTTTATGGTCGGTAAAGGCCCGCGAAGGCGATGGTTATATCTATGTAGTGATTGAACATCAGAGCCGCGAGGATATTCATATGGCCTTTCGCCTGATGCGATATTCCATGGCGGTGATGCAGCGTCATATAGAGCATGATAAACGCCGACCGCTACCGCTGGTCATCCCGATGCTGTTTTATCACGGCAGTCGTAGTCCTTACCCCTGGTCTTTGTGCTGGCTGGATGAATTTGCCGACCCGACTACCGCTCGGAAACTTTATACCGCCGCGTTCCCGCTGGTGGATGTCACTGTTGTGCCAGACGACGAGATTGTGCAGCATCGCAGAGTCGCTTTGCTGGAGTTGATCCAAAAGCATATTCGCCAGCGCGATCTGATGGGGCTTATCGATCAACTGGTAGTATTACTGGTTACAGAGTGTGCTAATGACAGCCAGATAACTGCGCTGTTAAATTACATTTTACTGACGGGCGATGAAGCGCGTTTTAAGAAGTTTATCAGCGAACTTACCCGTCGAATGCCACAACAAAGGGAGCGAATAATGACGATTGCAGAGCGAATTCATAATGATGGATGGCTGTTGGGGAGGGAGAAAGGGAAAGAAGAAGGGGAACAGCGCCTCCTCCGATTGTTGTTGCAGAATGGGGCAGATCCTGAATGGATACAACGATATACTGGACTTTCAGCAGAGCAAATGCAGGCATTAGAGCAGCCCTTGCCTGAAAGCAAGCGCGATCCATGGATCGAATACTAATCAGAGGCTAATGACAAACGCAAAGCTGCCTGATGCGCTACGCTTATCAGACCTACATTATCTCTGCAATCTATTGAATTTGCGCGGTTTGTAGGCCGGATAAGGCGTTCACGCCGCATCCGGCATGAACAAAGCACACTTTGCCTAAGCCATGCCGGAACGTGGCGATGTCGCTATAAAGATAAAACGAGTTACAGGCGATTCGTGAGAGGAAATCAGGTGCTTCGCCACTATTTCGAATTCATTCCATTGCCCGATACACTGCCTCGCCAATTTGCTTCAGTGCTTCGCGATAGGTTTCGCTGAGCGGCAAAGCGCAGTTGATGCGCAGACAGTTTCGGTATTTGCCGGACGCTGAGAAAATCGAACCCGCCGCCACCTGGATTTTCATGCGGCACAGCTGCCGCGCGACGCAGACCATATCGACCTGTTCAGGCAATTCTATCCACAGTAAAAATCCGCCTTTCGGGCGCGTAATACAGATTTCGCAGGGAAAATATTCCCGTATCCAGCAGGTATAAAGCGCCATATTGCGCTGATAGTTCTGCCGCATCCGCCGGATATGACGATGATAGTGACCTTCCTGCACAAACGTTGCCGCCGCCATTTGCGTGGACGGTACATTAAAGCTGCTGGTGGCGTATTTCATATGCAGCAGTTTATCGTGATAACGCCCCGGCGCGACCCAACCCACGCGCAGGCCAGGGGCAATGCTTTTACTGAACGAACTGCATAGCAGTACCCGACCATCGCTATCCCAGGAATGAATGGTCCGCGGGCGCGGATATTCCGTTGCCAGTTCGCCGTAGACATCATCTTCAAAAATCACAATATCATGGCGTTGAGCGAGAGAGAGAACGGCTCGTTTGCGGACGTCCGGCATAATAAATCCCAGCGGATTATTGCAGTTTGGCACCAGAATGATGCCTTTAATCGGCCACTGTTCCAGCGCCAGTTCCAGTGCTTCAACGCTGATGCCTGTTTCTGGATCGGTTGGGATTTCAATCACTTTCACGCCCATGCCGCGCAGCATCTGCATCGAACCGTAATAACAGGGGGATTCGACCGCGACAATATCGCCCGGTTTACACACCGCCATTAACGCCAGCGACATCGAGTTATGGCAGCCGCTGGTGATAATGATGTCATCGGCGGTGACTACCGAGCCGCTGTCGAGCATCAGGCGGGCAATCTGCTCGCGCAATACCCGCTGGCCGGCTAACAAGTCATAACCGAGAACGGTTTGCAGATTATGCTGCACCACCCGGCTTAGCTCCCGCCAGAGCGGTTTCAGGCTGGGCGTTTCGACATCCGGCGTGCTTTTGCTTAACGGAACAATGGAACTGTCGCTATGCGCTACCAGCATATCCAGTACCTGGTCCCACTGGGTAATTTCCACCGGGCGCTGCACCGGACGCGTCATCGGCGGTACTGGCGGCTGGGCTTTACGTTGTGCGACAAAATAACCCGAACGCGGCTGCGGAGTGATGAGCTTCATCGTCTCCAGCGTCTGATACGCCTGCTGCACGGTGCTGATGCTGACGCCGTGCTCCTGGCTTAAGCTGCGCACCGACGGCAATTTCTCCCCGTGACGATACAGCCCTTGCTCAATTCGTTCGGCAAGCAGAGTCGCCAGATGTTGGTAACGCGTCATGCTGTATTCCTTATTTGGATCATACAGAGAGAGAAACCGGTACAGATGCTGGCAAAAAACCGGATGCAGATGCTGTTTTAACCTGTCTGTATGTTAAATAAAAGTAATATTTGCATCTGTATTGTGAACTGCCAGAAGGCGGATGATGAAGCCTCTGAAAGATGAGGAGGCAGCAGATGGAATTTCACGAAAACAAAGCCAAAGCGCCGTTTATCGGCTTCGTGCAACTCTGGCAGGCGGTGCGAAGCTGGTGGCTGAAAAAGCAGACCCGGCGCGTGTTACAGCAGATGAGTGATGAGCGGTTGAGGGATATTGGGTTACGCAGGGAGGATGTGGAGTGAGGGGACAGTTCGTCGCGGATAAACAGGATTTCTCTATAACCTCCACAAGGAAGTGTTTATTATTGTGAAATCATCGCTTCACGGAAAGACGTCAGAATGAAAGCAACAGAAGCCCGTTTACTCGATTTTTTAAAACGTTCGCAGCAGTTTGTTATTCCCATTTATCAACGCACCTATTCATGGACAGAGCAACAATGTCGGCAACTTTGGGACGACATCATTCGTGCCGGAAAGCGTGACGATATATCAGCGCATTTTATCGGTTCGGTTGTTTATATAGAGCAGGGGTTGTATCAGGTTTCCGGTATTTCTCCGTTGCTGGTCATTGATGGTCAACAGCGGCTGACGACCGCAATGTTGCTGATTGAGGCTTTATCGCGCCATCTTGGCGAAGAAGAAGTTTTTGATGGCTTTTCGGCAATGAAATTGCGTAATTATTATTTACTCAATCCTTATGAGTCCGGTGAGAAAGGATTTAAATTACTGCTGACCGAGACCGATAAAGACAGTTTGCTGGCGTTAATAAAACAAAGACCAATGCCAGAAAACTATTCCCATCGAATAATGGAAAACTTTACTTTCTTTGATGAGCAAATTGCCAAACTCGGTGATGATTTGATCCCCTTATGTCGTGGGTTAGCAAAGTTATTAATTGTCGATGTGGCGCTTAATCGTGGTCAGGATAATCCGCAACTGATTTTTGAAAGTATGAACTCCACCGGTAAGGCGTTAAGTCAGGCCGACCTGGTGCGCAATTTTATACTGATGGGCCTCGAACCAGAGCATCAAACACGGTTGTATGAAGATCACTGGCGACCCATGGAAGTCGCTTTTGGTCAGCAAGGTTACAGCGAATATTTTGACAGTTTTATGCGTCATTATCTGACGGTAAAAACGTGGGAGATCCCTCGGACAGATGAAGTCTATGAGGCATTTAAACTACATGCCCGCAGCCAGAGTGTTGCTGAAAAAGGTGTAGATCGGCTGGTTGAAGATATACACATCTACGCGGAGTATTACTGTGCAATGGCATTGGGTAAGGAAAGTGACAAATCGCTTGCTACGGCTTTTCAGGATTTGCGCGAGTTAAAGGTCGACGTTGCGTATCCTTTCTTACTGGCGCTTTATCATGACTATAAAAATGGCGTTTTGTCTCACGAAGATTTCCTGCGCATAATTCGTTTAATTGAATCTTATGTTTTCCGTCGTGCAGTGTGTGCAATTCCGACGAATTCTTTGAACAAGACGTTTGCCACTTTTTATAAAGTCATTAATAAAGAAAATTATCTGGAAAGCATTCAGGTGCATTTTATGAACCTGCCTTCATATCGTCGTTTTCCCAACGATGATGAATTTAAACGGGAATTGAAAGTTCGCGATCTCTATAACTTCCGCAGTCGCAGCTACTGGTTACGAAGACTGGAAAACGATAAGCGCAGAGAGCGCGTGGAAGAGTTTACGATTGAGCACATTATGCCGCAGAACGAAAATCTGTCGGCTAAATGGCGTGAAGAGCTGGGAAGCGACTGGCAGCGTGTGCATAAAGAACTGTTACATACGTTGGGGAATCTCACTTTAACGCGCTATAACTCCCGCTACAGTGACAGACCTTTCGCGGAAAAACGCGATGTTGAAGACGGCTTTAAGCATAGCCCGCTCTATTTGAATATCGGTCTTGGACAGTGCGAAAAATGGGATGAAGCCGCCATTCGCGCCCGTGCCGATCGTCTGGCCAATCTCGCGGTTCAGGTCTGGCAAGCGCCTTCTCTTCCTGAAGAGGTTTTAGCTGTTTATCGGGGGCAGCCGGAGAACAAAACCAGTTACAGCCTGAGTGATTATCCTTTTCTTGCTGATGGTTCGCATAGCCGGGTGTTATTCGATCATCTTCGCGATGAAGTTATGCGCCTGGACGCAGGGATCACGCAGGAAGTATTGAAGCTCTATATTGCGTTTAAAGCTGAAACGAATTTTGTTGATGTTGTGCCGCAAAAAAGCCGACTGCGATTGTCGCTTAATATGCAGTTTCATGAACTGGTCGATCCGAAAGGTATTGCCAAAGATGTGACAAATGTTGGGCGCTGGGGCAATGGCGATGTAGAAATTGGTTTCAGCGACCTCGCACAACTTCCTTACATTATGGGATTAATTCGTCAGGCATTTGAAAAACAAATGGAGAGCGCGTTGGTCTAACGCGGCGAATAATACCCGGTAGCACTGGCGCTACCGGGTCAATGTATCAGGCGACTTTCTGTTTACCTGTAATTACCCCAATAAATTCCTGCACCTGCCTTTGTTTACGCGCCGACAGCTTACACACCTGGCGCAGTGACTGCATCAGTTCGCTCTCTTCGGCGGCGGGTGAAGTTAATCCCTTGCAACTGGTTCACTTTCTTGAAGTCGCTGATCGCTTTTTCCAGTAATTTTTGTAATAACTGGATCTTCGTTGCCGGAAGTTTGATCTTGTTAATTCCAGCGGCTAAGGCGCTGGAGTTTAACAGCAAAATGGTACGCTTTTATCACAGCAAAGACGCGACGGAGATGATGGCGTTTTTAGTGGAGTGCTATCAGGTATGAATAAGATATTAGAGATTCATTTATTTCACCCGGTGCAGAGCCACCGGGCGTTATGGAGATAATTTAGTATATCTACATATATTGTGGGCTTTGCTCATAGGTCTTTAGTAGATGCTCATTTAACGCACCTTCACCGTGCAAGGTTACCAAGAGATTGCAACGTGCTCGGGTAAAACCTACATAGAGTCTCTTTATATCCTCACTCAAATCATCGCTATTATCCCGTGTTCTCGCTGCATCAATAATGACAACTGAGTGAAACTCAAGCCCTTTGCTGCTGGGTAATGGCATAACAGAAATACGCTCTTGTTCCGGCGTCCAGGACTTTTTATCTGCAGAGCTTACAATAAGATTAAAGGGGATGTTTTTCGATTCAAGTACAGAACTTAGAGAGTTAGAAAGGGTATGAGTTGATGGACTTAGTATAGCAATTTCAGACCACGGAATCCCTTGTTCATTTTGCTCTGTAATCCACTTGACTGCTCTTGCTATTTCTTCGTCCTGTGTGTCGAAATGTTCAAGGTTGGGATAATCGCCATTCATTCCTCCCGCAGCAGGTTTCTGATAGGTTAAAGAACTATCGATATGGCTATTAAGATAATTAAATGCAATGCAACTGGCAAAGTGTAGGATTTGCTGTGTGTTTCTGTAATTTATATTAAGAATAGTTGTGCGTCCTGTCGCTTTAATATCTACGCTGGACAGTGTAAAGTCTAATGCTTTCTTTTTTTGGTAAATTGACTGAGCATCATCATAAAGAAATAGCAAATTCTCGTCCTGAGAGTCAGTCATTTTTGCCAGGATTTTTAACCATTCGGGCTTAAAATCATGTCCTTCATCAATTAATACAGCACTGTATTGTTCTGGTTTTATTTTTCCTGTATTGAAACCATCAGTCAACGCTTTCTCCATATTTTCAAAAATATTATCCCCTTCTGGAATGGTGATCTTGTTTTCTTTAATTTGTTGGAAACACCATGCATGAAAATTTTTAACCTTTATTTTCTCTGCAAAGGGATGATTGATGAACATCGACCGAAGTTTTTTGGCTAAAGTAATATTGTAGCAAATGACAAGTATTGGCTTTTCGCTGTCATTTTTTTTCGCTAATTCCTGACAGCGATGATAGAGGATCAATGTCTTCCCTGAACCTGCAACACCATGAATGATTCGGTGGCCATCTCTCATACTTCTGGCAAGTTGTTCCTGTTGAGTATCCAGTATAGAAATGATGGTTGGTGCATCGACACTAAATTCATCACGGTTTTTACTTCTCTTGTCCCTTTCTATTCTGACATCGGGGTATAAGTGCCATCTAATCCTGTTCAACTGTTCTTGTGTAGCATGACATTTGAAGTCATATTTAATCAGCGAATGTATTTTGGATGAAACATCCTCTTTTGACATAAATTCATTAAGTTCGTCTTTGCAGATAACGAGATCCGATGGGAAAATTCCGAGCAGTTCCTCTTCGGTAAATTTATTATTTAATGCTTCTCGCGTAATATTACTAAAGTATACGCCATATCCATAGGGGAACAGAAGATTGCCATTGTAACGCTCCTCCTGTTGGCATAATAAGGGGTCTTTTTTTAACTGGTTTACAGCTTCGAAAGCATATTGCCTGACTTGTTCTATCGGATTCTTTAAAGATTGAATACCATTTTGTGTCTCATACAACACATTAGACTTGTTGGCTTTTTTTATTTTTGTAATAAACCAATCTTTTACCTCGAGAAAAATAATGCCTTTTTCTGGCGAAAGTATCATAAAATCTGGGTGAAGATGCTTATCACCTGTAGGAATGTCATACCAACAGCAGCACTCTTCGCCAAGTCCTCTTTCAAGAATTCTTGCCAGCCTTTTCTCTCCGGCAGTAATTTTATCGTTGCAGCTACTGATTGTTGGGATTATTGTTGCCATATTAATCTCTTGTATTCGTGTTGATTATAATTCAACTGCTATTAATTTATTTGCTGATTGTTTTGGTTGACGATTTTTCTTTTTTGGACTGTACCAGAATGTTTGCATATTTGGAAATTAATGCATCTATTACGCCTCAATAGGACGTCTATCATATAGATTGTTTTTAAAAGTATGAGTGGTGGCAATGTAAGTACATCTGTATTTAGGGGGTTATGGCAGAATTATATTTTTAATTTGAATGGGCATTGGAAAGAAAATAAAATAATGAAGCGAACGGAAAATGATAGGATTTTATCCTCGTCCGCTTCGTATGAGTAGGTTAAGGTGATTACTTCCTCAACCCCGCAAACGCCGCCCGAATCTCTTCCTCCGGCAGCTGAATCCCGATAAACACCATTGTGCTATGCGGTTTTTCATCGCCCCATGGGCGGTCCCAGTCGGCGCTGTAGAGGCGCTGGACGCCCTGGAACAGCAGGCGGTTAGGTTCGCCGTCAATCCACAGCATCCCTTTGTAACGCAGCAGTTTGTCTGCCGATTCCAGCAGCAGGTTTTCCATCACCCGGGAAACTTCGCTGATATCTACCGGGTAATCCAGTTCCACCACAATCGACGAAATATTGTTTTGTTTATCTGCGATAAAGTGGAAACGCGGTTTGGTGCTGACGACGTTTTCTTCCAGCATAAAACCGTTGGTGTTGAACAACAGGTCCAGGTCGATGTCGCCGTGGGTGACGGTGTAGACCGGTGCGCGGGCGTTGATGCGTGCCAGGCGTTCGCGCAGTTTTTCTGCTTCGCCTGCGACGTCGGTTTTGGTCAGCAGAATCCGGTCGGCGTAGCCAACCTGTGACTGGGCGATGGTGAACTGGTTCATCTGCTCATCGGCATGTACCGCGTCCACCAGCGCAATCACGCCGTCCAGCAGGTAGCGCTGGCATAAAATCTCATGGGAGAAAAAGGTCTGAATAATCGGGCCGGGATCGGCCATGCCGGTGCATTCAATGACCAGACGATCGAACTGAATATTGCCCTTGTCGAGATTATCCAGCAGGTCGAGTAGCGCGTCTTCCAGCTCGTTGGAGCGCGAACAGCAGATGCAGCCGTTGGTCAGCGTTTTGATCTGCGTGGCGCGGTCGCCAATCAATTGATCATCAACGGAGACTTCGCCGAATTCGTTTTCAATCACGGCAATCTTGTAGCCGTGTTGTTCGTTAAGAATATGGCGCAGCAGGGTGGTTTTGCCTGCGCCTAAAAAACCGGTGAGTAGGGTAACTGCAATCGGGTTCATGCTCTCTCCATTAACAACAGCGCATACCGCCTTTACCATCGCCGCCGTAGCGCGCGTTCTGGCGTTCGCGGAAGAATTCTTCGTAGCTCATGTACGGCTTGTCGGGATGGTTGGTCTTCATATGCTCGACGTAGTTGTCGTAGTCTGGAATGCCAATCAACA
The DNA window shown above is from Escherichia sp. E4742 and carries:
- a CDS encoding aminotransferase-like domain-containing protein, producing the protein MTRYQHLATLLAERIEQGLYRHGEKLPSVRSLSQEHGVSISTVQQAYQTLETMKLITPQPRSGYFVAQRKAQPPVPPMTRPVQRPVEITQWDQVLDMLVAHSDSSIVPLSKSTPDVETPSLKPLWRELSRVVQHNLQTVLGYDLLAGQRVLREQIARLMLDSGSVVTADDIIITSGCHNSMSLALMAVCKPGDIVAVESPCYYGSMQMLRGMGVKVIEIPTDPETGISVEALELALEQWPIKGIILVPNCNNPLGFIMPDVRKRAVLSLAQRHDIVIFEDDVYGELATEYPRPRTIHSWDSDGRVLLCSSFSKSIAPGLRVGWVAPGRYHDKLLHMKYATSSFNVPSTQMAAATFVQEGHYHRHIRRMRQNYQRNMALYTCWIREYFPCEICITRPKGGFLLWIELPEQVDMVCVARQLCRMKIQVAAGSIFSASGKYRNCLRINCALPLSETYREALKQIGEAVYRAME
- a CDS encoding DUF445 domain-containing protein, which encodes MNKIIELRRAKMLALSLLLVAAATFIVTLFLPPNFWVSGVKAIAEAAMVGALADWFAVVALFRRVPIPIISRHTAIIPRNKDRIGENLGQFVQEKFLDTQSLVALIRRHEPALLIGNWFSQPENARRVGQHLLQIMSGFLELTDDARIQRLLKRAVHKAIDKVDLSGTSALMLESMTKNDRHQVLLDTLIAQLIALLQRDKSRKFIAQQIVRWLESEHPLKAKILPTEWLGEHSAELVSDAVNSLLDDISRDRAHQIRHAFDRATFALIEKLKNDPEMAARADAVKSYLKEDEAFNRYLGELWGDLREWLKADINSEDSHVKERIARAGQWFGETLIADDALRASLNGHLEQAAHRVAPEFSAFLTRHISDTVKSWDARDMSRQIELNIGKDLQFIRVNGTLVGGCIGLILYLLSQIPTLLPLGNF
- a CDS encoding Rpn family recombination-promoting nuclease/putative transposase, which codes for MTNFTTSTPHDALFKSFLTHPDTARDFMEIHLPKDLRELCDLDTLKLESASFVDEKLRALHSDILWSVKAREGDGYIYVVIEHQSREDIHMAFRLMRYSMAVMQRHIEHDKRRPLPLVIPMLFYHGSRSPYPWSLCWLDEFADPTTARKLYTAAFPLVDVTVVPDDEIVQHRRVALLELIQKHIRQRDLMGLIDQLVVLLVTECANDSQITALLNYILLTGDEARFKKFISELTRRMPQQRERIMTIAERIHNDGWLLGREKGKEEGEQRLLRLLLQNGADPEWIQRYTGLSAEQMQALEQPLPESKRDPWIEY
- a CDS encoding GmrSD restriction endonuclease domain-containing protein — protein: MALGKESDKSLATAFQDLRELKVDVAYPFLLALYHDYKNGVLSHEDFLRIIRLIESYVFRRAVCAIPTNSLNKTFATFYKVINKENYLESIQVHFMNLPSYRRFPNDDEFKRELKVRDLYNFRSRSYWLRRLENDKRRERVEEFTIEHIMPQNENLSAKWREELGSDWQRVHKELLHTLGNLTLTRYNSRYSDRPFAEKRDVEDGFKHSPLYLNIGLGQCEKWDEAAIRARADRLANLAVQVWQAPSLPEEVLAVYRGQPENKTSYSLSDYPFLADGSHSRVLFDHLRDEVMRLDAGITQEVLKLYIAFKAETNFVDVVPQKSRLRLSLNMQFHELVDPKGIAKDVTNVGRWGNGDVEIGFSDLAQLPYIMGLIRQAFEKQMESALV
- a CDS encoding double-cubane-cluster-containing anaerobic reductase, with protein sequence MSLVTDLPAIFDQFSEARQKGFLTVMDLKERGIPLVGTYCTFMPQEIPMAAGAVVVSLCSTSDETIEEAEKDLPRNLCPLIKSSYGFGKTDKCPYFYFSDLVVGETTCDGKKKMYEYMAEFKPVHVMQLPNSVQDDASRALWKAEMLRLQKAVEERFGHEITEDALRDAIALKNRERRALANFYHLGQLNPPALSGGDILKVVYGATFRFDKEALINELDAMTARVHQQWEEGQRLDPRPRILITGCPIGGAAEKVVRAIEENGGWVVGYENCTGAKATEQCVAETGDVYDALADKYLAIGCSCVSPNDQRLKMLSQMVKEYQVDGVVDVILQACHTYAVESLAIKRHVRQQHNVPYIAIETDYSTSDIGQLSTRVAAFIEML
- the yjiL gene encoding putative 2-hydroxyacyl-CoA dehydratase activator YjiL (YjiL, as found in Escherichia coli, is a homolog of the activator ATPases of enzymes such as lactoyl-CoA dehydratase, (R)-phenyllactate dehydratase, and 2-hydroxyisocaproyl-CoA dehydratase. The typical substrate of those enzymes is acyl-CoA with an OH at the beta-position. YjiL is the putative activator for the cognate protein YjiM, a putative 2-hydroxyacyl-CoA dehydratase with unknown specificity, encoded by the adjacent gene.), translating into MTYSIGIDSGSTATKGILLADGMITRRFLVPTPFRPATAITEAWETLREGLETVPFLTLTGYGRQLVDFADKQVTEISCHGLGARFLAPATRAVIDIGGQDSKVIQLDADGNLCDFLMNDKCAAGTGRFLEVISRTLGASVEELDSITENVPPHAISSMCTVFAESEVISLRSAGVPAESILAGVINAMARRSANFIGRLSCEAPILFTGGVSHCQRFTHMLENHLGMPVQTHPDAQFAGAIGAAVIGQRQRKRT
- a CDS encoding DUF3343 domain-containing protein, producing MKEYLFLFHSTVGVVQTRKALQAAGMTFRVADIPRELRGGCGLCIWLTCLPGEETQWVIPGHTESVYCQQDGGWRCIAHYGVSPR
- a CDS encoding DUF1127 domain-containing protein: MEFHENKAKAPFIGFVQLWQAVRSWWLKKQTRRVLQQMSDERLRDIGLRREDVE